The Tautonia plasticadhaerens nucleotide sequence TACGAGGCCGGTCCGACCGGCTTCACGCTGGCCCGACGGCTCAGGTCCTCCGGGCTGCGAGCCGGGGTGATCGCCCCGTCGAAGACCCCCACCATGCCGGGCCCCGAGGCCGAGAGCGACCGGCTCGACCGCCGCAAGCTGGCCGTCTTCGCCCGGAAGGGGCCGCTCCAACCCGTGCGCGTCCCCGAGGAGCGGGAGGGAGCCGACCGCCGGGTCCTGCGGCTGCGTGAGCAGCTGGCCCGCAAACTCCGCGCGGCCCAGCAACAGGTCCAGGCGTTCCTCCTCCAGCATGGCATCGCCGAGCCGGCGGGGCTGACCCGCTGGACGGCCGCGTCGGTCGACGCCCCTCGCCGGCTGGAGCTGACCCCCGAGCCGCGGCTCCGCCCGGACGTGATGCTCGACGAGCGGCAGCATGATCGGGAGCGGGTGGCCCGCGCCCCCCGACGCCTGGAGGAGTCGGCCGGGGCGGGCCGCCATCGCGAGGCGGTCGCGACGCCGCGGACGGCGCCCGGGGTGGGGCCGATCACGGCGATGACCTCCCGCGTCGAGCTGCACGACCCGGCCCGGTTCCGCGACGGCGGCCAGGTGGCGCGGGTGATCGGGCTGGCGCCGCAGGTCTCGCAGGGCGGCCCGACGCGCCGCGAGGGGCGGCGGCTGAAGTCGGGCAACGCCCGGCTGCGGACGGCGCTCGTCGAGGCGGCCCGGAGGTGGGTCGCCGGCGATGAGGCGGCGAAGGCGCGATACCGCCGGCTGGTCGCCACGACCGGCAACGGCAAGAAGGCCATCGCGGGGATGGCCCGGCGTCTGGCGATCCTGCTGTGGCGGCTGAGCCTCAGCGGTGAGCCCTACCGGGCGGCCGCCTGGCGGCCCGGCCCGGCCCCGGCAACCCCGGAGCGGCCCGGTTCGCGGCCGCGACCCCTGCCCGAGCGACCGTCGAGTGGGGCAGGACGACCCCGAGCCAGTGAGGATCTGCGAGTGAGGTGACCGCGTCGCGCCCCCGGCGAGCTGACAGCGTGTTGGGAAAGCGTGACCTAGTGGGCCGTCAATCTTCATTTGACCGGTAGCGTAGGGTCCTGTCTTGATGAGGTTTGGCGAAGGCACGAACCTCATGAACCAGGAGCATCGCGATGGACAAGTACCGGGTCACCCTGACCGAGGAGGAGCGGGCTGAGTTGCAGCACCTGGTCTCCACCGGCAAGGCTGCCGCCCGCAAGCTGGCCCATGCCCGTATCCTCCTCCTGGCCGATACCAGAGCCGGCCAAGAGCACTCGGATGAGCGGATCGCCGACGCACTTGGGGTCAGCCTACGAACCATCGCCCGGGTCCGTCAGCGGTTCGTCATCGACGGCGTTCAGGCGGCCATCAGTCGGGGTCCCCAGCCGCCACGACCGGACAAGATCAAGATCAAGGGGGACATCGAGCAGCGGTTGGTCCGACTGGCGTGCAGCGATCCGCCGCAGGGCCGATGCCACTGGACGCCGCAACTGCTGGCCGACGAACTGGTCGTCCTGGGCCTGGCCGAGTCGATCAGCACCGAGACCGTCCGCCAGGCTCTCAAAAGAACGACATCAAGCCCTGGATCGTCGAGACCCGGTGCATCCCGCCCGAGGCCGACGCCGAGTACGTCTGGCGGATGGAGGACGTGATCCAGGTCCACCTGCGGCCCTACGACCCGAGGTTCCCGGTCGCCTGCTTCGACGAGGCGTGCAAGCAACTCTTCGGCGAGGTGCGGCCACCCAGGCGGTGCCGCTCGGGCCGACCGGCTCAGGTGGACTACGAGTACGAGCGGGAGGGCGTCTGCCACCAGTTGATGATGTGCGAGCCGCTGCGGGGCTGGCGTCATGTCAAGGTGACCGGACGCCGGACCCGGCGGGACTACGCCGGCTGCATCCGGGACCTGGTGGAGGTGCACTACCCCCGAGCGGAGAAGGTCCTGCTGGTGCAGGACAACTTGAATACGCACGACGGGGCGAGCCCCTACGAGGCGTTCTCGCCGGAGGTGGCACGTCGGCTCCTGGACCGGATCGAGTTCCACTACACACCCAAGCACGGCAGTTGGCTGAACATGGCCGAGACGGAGATCAGCGTCATGAACCAGCAATGCCTGGATCGCCGGCTGGAGAGTCCGGCCAAGCTGGCGGCGGAGGTGGCGGCCTGGGAACACCGGCGGAATGTGAGGAGAGCCCGAATCCACTGGACCTTCACACTGGCCGCCGCTCGCCGGAAGCTGCGGAAGCTTTACCCGTCAATTGAAGATTGACGGCCCACTAGCCTTCCGGCATGGACACACGAGCCGCCTACCCGAGTGACCTGACCCGCGACGAGTGGGCCCAGGTCGAACGCGTCATCCCGGCCCCGAAGCCCGGCGGCCGCCCCGCCAAGCACGACCGCCGCGAGATCGTCGACGGCCTGCTGTACGTCGCCCGCACCGGCTGCCAGTGGCGGGCCATGCCCCACGACCTGCCCCCCTGGGCCACCGTGTACTGGTACTTCCGCATCTGGAAGCGGGACGGCACCTTCGATCGCCTGATGGACCTGCTCCGCGGCGACGTGCGCCAAGCCGAGGGCCGGCAGCGGCAGCCCTCGGCGGCGATCCTCGACAGCCAGTCGGTGAAGACGACGGGAAGGGGGGGCCCCGCGGCTACGACGCGGGCGAGCAGGTCCACGGCCGCAAGCGGCACATCCTCGTGGATGCGCTCGGCCTGATCCTCGCGGTCGTGGTCCACGCCGCCGACATCCAGGACCGCGACGGGGCGCGGCTCGTCCTGGAGCCGCTGCGCCGCCGCTTCATGCGCCTGCGGACGATCGTCGCCGACTCGGTCTACAACGGCGGGATCGCCGAGTGGGTCGCCTCGCTGCGCCCCCGCAACAAGCGCCGCCTGGAGATCAGGGCGAAGGAGCCGGGGGCCAAGGAGTTCAAGCCCATCCCGCTCCGCTGGCGGGTGGAGCGGACGTTCGCCTGGCT carries:
- a CDS encoding IS630 family transposase (programmed frameshift); this translates as MDKYRVTLTEEERAELQHLVSTGKAAARKLAHARILLLADTRAGQEHSDERIADALGVSLRTIARVRQRFVIDGVQAAISRGPQPPRPDKIKIKGDIEQRLVRLACSDPPQGRCHWTPQLLADELVVLGLAESISTETVRQALKKNDIKPWIVETRCIPPEADAEYVWRMEDVIQVHLRPYDPRFPVACFDEACKQLFGEVRPPRRCRSGRPAQVDYEYEREGVCHQLMMCEPLRGWRHVKVTGRRTRRDYAGCIRDLVEVHYPRAEKVLLVQDNLNTHDGASPYEAFSPEVARRLLDRIEFHYTPKHGSWLNMAETEISVMNQQCLDRRLESPAKLAAEVAAWEHRRNVRRARIHWTFTLAAARRKLRKLYPSIED
- a CDS encoding IS5 family transposase (programmed frameshift), giving the protein MDTRAAYPSDLTRDEWAQVERVIPAPKPGGRPAKHDRREIVDGLLYVARTGCQWRAMPHDLPPWATVYWYFRIWKRDGTFDRLMDLLRGDVRQAEGRQRQPSAAILDSQSVKTTGRGGPRGYDAGEQVHGRKRHILVDALGLILAVVVHAADIQDRDGARLVLEPLRRRFMRLRTIVADSVYNGGIAEWVASLRPRNKRRLEIRAKEPGAKEFKPIPLRWRVERTFAWLGRSRRLSKDYEATTASSEAFIKLAMIHLMARRLARNLGK
- a CDS encoding IS110 family RNA-guided transposase, which gives rise to MTTTKKKIRFVRPNSSTSSTPRLDSGETAHVGVDVHKASHHVAVVTDLRGLVASRTPPADPESLSERPKPIGSQVARVVYEAGPTGFTLARRLRSSGLRAGVIAPSKTPTMPGPEAESDRLDRRKLAVFARKGPLQPVRVPEEREGADRRVLRLREQLARKLRAAQQQVQAFLLQHGIAEPAGLTRWTAASVDAPRRLELTPEPRLRPDVMLDERQHDRERVARAPRRLEESAGAGRHREAVATPRTAPGVGPITAMTSRVELHDPARFRDGGQVARVIGLAPQVSQGGPTRREGRRLKSGNARLRTALVEAARRWVAGDEAAKARYRRLVATTGNGKKAIAGMARRLAILLWRLSLSGEPYRAAAWRPGPAPATPERPGSRPRPLPERPSSGAGRPRASEDLRVR